One window of the Thermasporomyces composti genome contains the following:
- a CDS encoding MBL fold metallo-hydrolase, protein MSADTSGWSEIGRGCYVRRYSSFDVSVGVVVGSHGLLVIDTRASLREADELLADLRRLSRAPVRWVVDTHWHFDHCFGNARFADAVIYGHETVPETLAARADEVRADLARRSPEWARDMAELTLRPPTRTFVSVATIDLGDRVVELIHPGRGHTDGDVVVRVPDADVVYVGDLVEESGPPAYGDDSYPLEWPTTLDVVAGLLTPRTAVVPGHGAVVDRGFVANQRDDIHLVAQTIRRLAAEGVPLDRVWDAAEWPYPRQVLEEAVRRGYAHLAESGGPTATRPVQPGGRTSLPLLPRDDHS, encoded by the coding sequence ATGAGCGCGGACACGTCCGGTTGGTCCGAAATCGGCCGCGGCTGCTACGTGCGGCGGTACTCCTCCTTCGACGTGTCGGTCGGCGTCGTCGTGGGGTCCCACGGCCTCCTCGTCATCGACACCCGCGCGAGCTTGCGAGAGGCCGATGAGCTGCTCGCCGACCTGCGGAGGCTGTCCCGCGCGCCCGTGCGGTGGGTGGTCGACACCCACTGGCACTTCGACCACTGCTTCGGCAACGCGCGGTTCGCCGACGCCGTCATCTACGGCCACGAGACGGTGCCGGAGACGCTCGCCGCGCGCGCGGACGAGGTTCGCGCGGACCTGGCCAGGCGCTCGCCAGAGTGGGCCCGCGACATGGCTGAGCTGACGCTGCGCCCACCCACCCGGACGTTCGTCTCCGTCGCCACGATCGACCTCGGCGATCGTGTGGTCGAGCTCATCCATCCGGGACGCGGCCACACCGACGGCGACGTGGTCGTGCGGGTTCCCGACGCCGACGTGGTCTACGTCGGCGACCTGGTCGAGGAGTCCGGACCACCGGCGTACGGCGACGACTCGTATCCCTTGGAGTGGCCGACCACGCTGGACGTCGTGGCTGGCCTGCTCACCCCCCGTACGGCCGTCGTCCCCGGGCACGGCGCGGTCGTCGACCGGGGCTTCGTGGCGAACCAGCGTGACGACATCCACCTCGTCGCCCAGACCATCCGTCGCCTCGCCGCCGAAGGGGTTCCCCTCGACCGGGTGTGGGACGCCGCCGAGTGGCCGTACCCCCGGCAGGTCCTCGAGGAAGCGGTACGCCGCGGCTACGCCCACCTCGCCGAGTCCGGAGGACCCACGGCCACCCGGCCGGTCCAGCCCGGTGGTCGGACCTCCCTCCCGCTGCTGCCCCGAGACGACCACTCGTGA
- the hrcA gene encoding heat-inducible transcriptional repressor HrcA translates to MLDQRKLAVLRAIVEDYVRTEEPVGSKALVDRHNLGVSSATVRNDMAALEEEGYIQQPHTSAGRIPTDKGYRLFVDKLTSIKPLSPAERRAISTFLDGAVDLDDVVNRTVRLLAQLTRQVAVVQYPTLTRSKVRHVELVTLSSTRLLLVLITSTGRVEQRVVDVKTTLRDDLLSDIRKRLNEKVVGKKLSEVSSLVADLPDSFDVEDRPYVATILATFLETVVERPDERIAVGGTANLIPPGQEFHFSIRPVLEALEEQVVLLRLLGEANGSSREVTVRIGSENPYAELSSASVVASGYGPGDETVANLGVVGPTRMDYPGTMGAVRAVARYVSRILASE, encoded by the coding sequence ATGCTCGATCAGAGGAAGCTGGCTGTTCTCCGCGCCATCGTCGAGGACTACGTGCGCACCGAGGAGCCGGTGGGTTCCAAGGCGCTCGTCGACCGGCACAACCTGGGTGTCTCCTCGGCTACTGTCCGTAATGACATGGCGGCGCTGGAGGAGGAGGGTTACATCCAGCAGCCCCACACGAGCGCGGGTCGGATCCCCACCGACAAGGGGTACCGGCTGTTCGTGGACAAGCTGACGAGCATCAAGCCCTTGTCGCCTGCCGAGCGTCGTGCCATCTCGACGTTCCTCGACGGCGCGGTCGACCTCGACGACGTCGTCAACCGCACCGTTCGCCTGCTCGCCCAGCTCACCCGCCAGGTCGCGGTGGTGCAGTACCCCACCCTCACCCGGTCGAAGGTCCGGCACGTCGAGCTGGTGACGCTCTCGTCCACTCGGCTGTTGCTCGTCCTCATCACCAGCACGGGCAGGGTCGAGCAGCGGGTCGTGGACGTGAAGACGACGTTGCGCGACGACCTGTTGAGCGACATCCGCAAGCGCCTCAACGAGAAGGTCGTCGGCAAGAAGCTCTCCGAGGTCAGCTCGCTGGTCGCCGACTTGCCGGACTCCTTCGACGTGGAAGACCGACCCTACGTCGCGACGATCCTGGCGACCTTCCTGGAGACCGTCGTCGAGCGCCCCGACGAGCGGATCGCGGTCGGCGGGACGGCGAACCTCATCCCGCCGGGCCAGGAGTTCCACTTCTCGATCCGTCCGGTCCTCGAGGCCCTCGAGGAGCAGGTCGTCCTGCTCCGACTGCTGGGGGAGGCGAACGGGTCGTCACGGGAAGTCACCGTCCGGATCGGCAGCGAGAACCCCTACGCGGAGCTGTCGTCGGCCTCGGTGGTGGCGAGTGGATATGGTCCTGGTGACGAGACCGTCGCCAACCTCGGTGTCGTCGGACCCACACGCATGGACTATCCCGGCACGATGGGTGCGGTTCGGGCCGTCGCCCGCTATGTCAGCCGAATCCTCGCGAGTGAGTGA
- the dnaJ gene encoding molecular chaperone DnaJ has protein sequence MSQDYYELLGVDRDASPEEIKRAYRRLARTLHPDVNPDPETQERFKEITRAYEVLSDPKKREIYDLGGDPLSASGRGGASTGFGSGFSFTDIMDAFFGTTTTRGPRPRKRRGQDALLRLSVELAEAVFGAVKEIQVDTAVVCSTCSGAGTAPGTTPVTCTVCDGRGEVSSVQRSFLGQVMTTRPCPRCQGYGTVIPSPCPECAGEGRVLSRRTLAVRIPAGVDDGTRIQLAGQGEVGPGGGPAGDLYVEIEVEPHEVWTRRGHDLHCSVTLPMTAAALGTTITLETLDNDILELDVKPGTQSGHQIRVPGHGVPHLSSPQRGDLIVHVIVETPTKLDHAQRELLLQLARLRGEDKLTGQLASGRKGVFSRIRDAFNDRSA, from the coding sequence ATGAGCCAGGACTACTACGAGCTCCTCGGCGTCGACCGTGACGCGTCGCCGGAGGAGATCAAGCGTGCGTACCGCCGCTTGGCGCGAACGCTGCACCCCGACGTCAATCCCGACCCGGAGACGCAGGAACGCTTCAAGGAGATCACGCGCGCCTACGAGGTGCTGTCGGACCCCAAGAAGCGGGAGATCTACGACCTCGGCGGCGACCCCCTGTCGGCCTCCGGGCGTGGCGGTGCGAGCACCGGCTTCGGGTCCGGCTTCTCGTTCACCGACATCATGGACGCGTTCTTCGGCACCACGACGACGCGGGGACCTCGACCCCGCAAGCGTCGGGGCCAGGACGCGCTCCTGCGGCTGTCGGTGGAGCTCGCGGAGGCGGTCTTCGGCGCGGTCAAGGAAATCCAGGTCGACACGGCGGTCGTGTGCTCGACCTGCTCCGGTGCCGGGACGGCGCCGGGCACCACTCCCGTGACGTGCACGGTGTGCGACGGCCGGGGTGAGGTGAGCTCGGTCCAGCGGTCGTTCCTCGGTCAGGTTATGACGACCAGGCCGTGTCCCCGCTGCCAGGGCTACGGGACCGTGATCCCCAGTCCGTGCCCGGAGTGCGCGGGCGAGGGGCGCGTCCTGTCCCGCCGCACGCTCGCGGTGCGCATCCCGGCCGGCGTCGACGACGGCACCCGGATCCAGCTCGCCGGCCAGGGCGAGGTGGGCCCTGGCGGCGGCCCGGCCGGCGACCTCTACGTCGAGATCGAGGTCGAGCCGCACGAGGTGTGGACGCGCCGTGGGCATGACCTGCACTGCTCGGTGACGCTCCCCATGACCGCCGCCGCGCTCGGCACGACCATCACCCTCGAGACCCTGGACAACGACATCCTGGAGCTCGACGTCAAGCCGGGCACCCAGTCCGGGCACCAGATCAGGGTTCCCGGCCACGGCGTGCCCCACCTGTCGAGCCCGCAGCGTGGCGATCTCATCGTGCACGTGATCGTCGAGACCCCGACCAAGCTGGACCACGCCCAGCGGGAGCTGCTCCTGCAGCTCGCACGGTTGCGGGGAGAGGACAAGTTGACCGGTCAGTTGGCGTCCGGGCGCAAAGGGGTCTTCTCCCGGATTCGCGACGCCTTCAACGACAGGAGCGCGTGA